In Chryseobacterium lactis, a single genomic region encodes these proteins:
- a CDS encoding DUF6438 domain-containing protein produces MKYLLSLFAFVFLFSCTSQKADSKYSKIEYQTTPCFGFCPVFKITINPDRTAIFEAEHFNFNHKPSKDEFSNPREGTFTGTIKEADYHKLINLLNGLDVKSLNDKYGKRNITDLSTSYLRINFNDGTSKNVEDYGKRGSEKLSEVYHFIEDLRKNQQWTKVK; encoded by the coding sequence ATGAAATATTTACTAAGTCTTTTTGCATTTGTATTCTTATTTTCATGCACTTCTCAAAAAGCAGATTCAAAATATTCTAAAATTGAATATCAGACAACGCCCTGTTTTGGGTTCTGCCCTGTATTTAAAATAACTATCAATCCGGACCGAACTGCAATTTTCGAAGCAGAACATTTTAATTTTAATCATAAACCTTCGAAAGATGAGTTTTCAAATCCTCGTGAAGGAACTTTTACAGGAACAATCAAGGAAGCGGATTATCATAAATTAATCAACCTTTTAAATGGTTTGGATGTAAAAAGTTTAAATGATAAGTATGGTAAAAGAAACATCACCGACCTTTCTACTTCTTATTTAAGAATTAATTTTAATGACGGTACTTCCAAAAATGTGGAAGATTACGGAAAACGAGGCAGTGAAAAGCTCTCTGAAGTGTATCATTTTATTGAAGACCTGAGAAAAAACCAGCAGTGGACTAAGGTGAAATAA